In the genome of Telluria beijingensis, one region contains:
- a CDS encoding glycoside hydrolase family 13 protein codes for MRQLLASIVLGSASFAACAQPTAIAHMEPPFWWAGMQHPQVQLMVHGDKIAELQPQLAYPGVRIASVTRTPNPNYLFIDLALDPAVKPGSFDIAFNGAGRTASYTYRLLEREPGSAKRQGFSSKDAIYQIMPDRFANGDPSNDSVDGMPDKLDRKGGLGRHGGDIKGIIDRLDYVAGLGFTQLWPTPLVENNMPGYSYHGYAATDLYKIDPRYGSNEDFKRLSQEAKKHGIGIIQDVVLSHIGSHHWWMKDMPAPDWINYNDKFVPTHHYHTAVQDPYGSKEDADNFTRGWFVKSMPDMNQSNPLVANYLIQNNIWWIEYAGLSGLRIDTFGYSDKPFLAEYTRRLMAEYPNLNLVGEEWSTKVPVVAYWQRGKQNFDGYQAYTPSLMDFPVAEAMRKALADKKGGNVFTDVYETLSLDYLYPEPGNLVLFADNHDMSRIYSEVGEDFDKYRMAMIFMMTAPRIPQFYTGDEILMTSAVGERNDATYRTPFPGGWAGDKVDAFKGVGLNAKQRAAQDFVRKLANWRKGQPVIHHGKMMHYGPQDNTWVYFRYDDEKKVLVAFNNNTKEKALDVDRFREMLTGVTSGVDALTGKTYDLREKLTLAPRAAIVLELAAPQ; via the coding sequence ATGAGACAACTCCTCGCCAGCATCGTGCTCGGCAGCGCCTCGTTCGCCGCCTGTGCCCAGCCCACCGCCATCGCCCACATGGAGCCGCCGTTCTGGTGGGCCGGCATGCAGCATCCCCAGGTCCAGCTGATGGTCCATGGCGACAAGATCGCCGAACTGCAGCCGCAACTGGCCTATCCCGGCGTGCGCATCGCCAGCGTGACCCGCACCCCGAACCCCAACTACCTGTTCATCGACCTGGCGCTCGATCCGGCGGTCAAGCCGGGCAGCTTCGACATCGCCTTCAACGGCGCTGGCCGCACGGCCAGCTACACCTACCGCCTGCTCGAGCGCGAACCCGGCTCGGCCAAGCGCCAGGGCTTTTCCAGCAAGGATGCGATCTACCAGATCATGCCGGACCGCTTCGCCAACGGCGACCCGTCCAATGACAGTGTCGACGGCATGCCGGACAAGCTCGACCGCAAGGGCGGCCTGGGCCGCCATGGCGGCGACATCAAGGGCATCATCGACCGCCTGGATTACGTCGCCGGCCTGGGCTTCACCCAGCTGTGGCCAACGCCGCTCGTCGAAAACAATATGCCGGGCTACTCGTACCACGGCTATGCGGCGACCGACCTGTACAAGATCGACCCGCGCTACGGCAGCAACGAGGATTTCAAGCGCCTGTCGCAGGAAGCGAAGAAGCACGGCATCGGCATCATCCAGGACGTGGTGCTGTCGCACATCGGCAGCCACCACTGGTGGATGAAGGACATGCCGGCCCCGGACTGGATCAACTACAACGACAAGTTCGTGCCGACCCACCACTACCACACGGCGGTGCAGGACCCGTACGGCTCGAAGGAAGACGCCGACAACTTCACGCGCGGCTGGTTCGTCAAGAGCATGCCCGACATGAACCAGTCCAATCCGCTGGTGGCGAATTACCTCATCCAGAACAATATCTGGTGGATCGAGTACGCCGGCCTGTCGGGCCTGCGGATCGACACCTTCGGCTATTCGGACAAGCCGTTCCTGGCGGAGTACACCAGGCGCCTGATGGCCGAATACCCGAACCTGAACCTGGTCGGCGAGGAGTGGAGCACCAAGGTGCCGGTGGTGGCCTACTGGCAGCGCGGCAAGCAGAACTTCGACGGCTACCAGGCCTATACGCCGAGCCTGATGGACTTCCCGGTCGCCGAGGCGATGCGCAAGGCGCTGGCCGACAAGAAGGGCGGCAACGTATTCACCGACGTCTACGAGACGCTGTCGCTGGACTACCTGTATCCGGAGCCGGGCAACCTGGTCCTGTTCGCCGACAACCACGACATGTCGCGCATCTACAGCGAAGTGGGCGAGGACTTCGACAAGTACCGCATGGCGATGATCTTCATGATGACGGCGCCGCGCATCCCGCAGTTCTACACCGGCGACGAGATCCTGATGACCAGCGCCGTCGGCGAGCGCAACGACGCCACCTACCGCACCCCGTTCCCGGGCGGCTGGGCCGGCGACAAGGTCGATGCTTTCAAGGGCGTCGGCCTGAACGCGAAACAGCGCGCGGCGCAGGACTTCGTGCGCAAGCTGGCCAACTGGCGCAAGGGCCAGCCGGTCATCCATCACGGCAAGATGATGCACTACGGGCCGCAAGACAACACCTGGGTCTACTTCCGCTACGACGACGAGAAGAAGGTGCTGGTCGCCTTCAACAACAATACGAAGGAAAAGGCGCTGGACGTCGACCGCTTCCGCGAGATGCTCACGGGCGTGACGAGCGGCGTCGATGCCCTGACCGGCAAGACCTATGACCTGCGCGAAAAACTGACCCTGGCGCCGCGCGCGGCCATCGTCCTCGAACTGGCGGCGCCCCAATGA
- a CDS encoding MGH1-like glycoside hydrolase domain-containing protein has product MKRHAIALAALLSCGAAVAQDGLYVRGAFNGWGTAAPLAAKGDGIYQADVEVMPGNHAFKLGTGDWSAEWVIDPDKSTSVKPDTDYRLERQSGPETFLFVRQPGTYRFTIDTRDKAAPRLRVARIADARRDTGIDPHAGHAAQASQQWPTWDGKVETVRYSTPDANAPLRRYVQSSTMLLRDPGPQHVAYAEEDGLPRVRSGNLAFDALFAMAGREMRQNSVSQINDGNYNGGNAIDCACFATGEKWAYVWTRDLSYAADLGLAMLDPQRVRNSLDFKLSGWRPDIKVAPQVPGSPDGLQVVQDTGSGGSWPVSTDRLTWALAAEETLRTLPALERAPFAARALKALSNTIEIDRVAAFDSVTGLYTGEESFLDWRDQSYAAWIPGDLASMASSKALSTNVVYYQALNLAAKLAREHKDTQKAQRYAGWALDLKRAINTHLWLPDTGMYSSLTAGHLDNAPLHKFDWLGQALAIVSGVADERQARAILAHYPHGPLGAPMIWPQQIGAPVYHNRSSWPFVTAYGLRAAAQGRNVAVADVAYASLMRGAAVNLSNMENLEWLSGQPLLLDENNPDLSGPVINSRRQLWSVGGYLGMVIGNVFGVQTLDDAIALRPFITSKLRRDTFGGTNEIALHDLRLHGKRIDVRLQLPAASEQDGYYTVERIVLNGKPVKDTIRLPELADTNRIEIVLGKLVAGQQDIRRVNANPYEEASAVFGPREPSIDRLERASSGPVTLQIGANGNAANVRYRVYRDGKLVADELPAGAWRDPKASATSCYAVEAQFTDSGNVSHHSQPRCVDAGIEIPVTDARVQSNLQATAPDARFTRPHLKDWGQPEDRFAIDGIRIEQAGDYRLQVRYHNGANQVNLGISGGVKWLALKDSTGKVVAQGVIQLPHAPLLKQDTPSVYSTPLAARVKAGSYRLEMTDFYNMSYLESNRSFTGAGGAEPSNRFDIYGVRLLRVK; this is encoded by the coding sequence ATGAAGCGCCATGCCATCGCCCTGGCCGCCCTGCTCTCCTGCGGGGCCGCCGTAGCGCAGGACGGCCTGTACGTGCGCGGCGCCTTCAATGGCTGGGGCACCGCCGCCCCGCTCGCGGCCAAGGGCGATGGCATTTACCAGGCCGACGTCGAGGTCATGCCCGGCAACCATGCCTTCAAGCTGGGTACCGGCGACTGGAGCGCGGAATGGGTGATCGATCCCGACAAGAGCACCAGCGTCAAGCCCGATACCGATTACCGGCTGGAGCGGCAGTCCGGTCCCGAGACCTTCCTGTTCGTGCGCCAGCCGGGCACCTACCGCTTCACGATCGATACGCGCGACAAGGCGGCCCCAAGGCTCAGGGTGGCGCGCATCGCCGACGCCAGGCGCGATACCGGTATCGACCCGCATGCCGGCCACGCGGCCCAGGCCAGCCAGCAATGGCCGACCTGGGACGGCAAGGTGGAAACCGTGCGCTACTCGACGCCGGATGCGAACGCGCCGCTGCGTCGCTACGTCCAGTCGAGCACCATGCTGCTGCGCGATCCCGGTCCGCAGCACGTCGCCTACGCCGAAGAGGACGGGCTGCCGCGCGTACGCAGCGGCAACCTGGCCTTCGACGCCCTGTTCGCCATGGCGGGCCGCGAGATGCGCCAGAATTCGGTCAGCCAGATCAACGACGGCAACTACAACGGCGGCAACGCGATCGACTGCGCCTGCTTCGCCACCGGCGAGAAATGGGCCTATGTCTGGACCCGCGACCTGTCGTACGCGGCCGACCTTGGGCTGGCGATGCTCGACCCGCAGCGGGTGCGCAATTCACTGGATTTCAAGCTCTCGGGCTGGCGTCCCGATATCAAGGTGGCGCCGCAGGTTCCCGGCTCGCCAGACGGCCTGCAGGTCGTGCAGGATACCGGTAGCGGCGGCAGCTGGCCGGTCAGCACCGACAGGCTGACGTGGGCGCTGGCGGCCGAGGAGACGCTGCGCACCCTGCCCGCGCTAGAGCGCGCGCCGTTCGCCGCGCGCGCATTGAAAGCGCTGTCGAACACGATCGAGATCGACCGCGTGGCCGCTTTCGATTCGGTCACGGGCCTGTACACGGGAGAAGAATCCTTCCTCGACTGGCGCGACCAGAGCTATGCCGCCTGGATCCCGGGCGACCTGGCGTCGATGGCAAGTTCGAAAGCGCTGTCGACCAATGTCGTCTATTACCAGGCGCTGAACCTGGCGGCGAAGCTGGCGCGCGAACACAAAGATACGCAAAAGGCGCAGCGCTATGCAGGCTGGGCGCTAGACCTGAAGCGGGCGATCAACACGCATCTGTGGCTTCCGGACACAGGCATGTACAGCAGCCTCACCGCCGGCCACCTGGACAACGCACCGCTGCATAAATTCGACTGGCTGGGCCAGGCGCTGGCCATCGTCAGCGGCGTGGCCGACGAGCGCCAGGCGCGCGCGATCCTGGCGCACTATCCACATGGCCCGCTGGGCGCGCCGATGATCTGGCCGCAGCAGATTGGCGCCCCGGTCTACCACAACCGTTCGAGCTGGCCGTTCGTGACCGCCTATGGCTTGCGCGCGGCGGCGCAGGGCAGGAACGTGGCGGTAGCCGACGTCGCCTACGCCTCGCTGATGCGCGGCGCGGCGGTCAACCTGTCGAATATGGAAAACCTCGAGTGGCTGTCCGGCCAGCCGCTGCTGCTCGACGAGAACAATCCCGACCTGAGCGGCCCGGTGATCAACTCGCGCCGCCAGCTATGGTCGGTCGGCGGCTACCTCGGCATGGTGATCGGGAATGTGTTTGGCGTGCAGACGCTGGACGACGCCATCGCACTGCGCCCCTTCATCACTTCGAAGCTGCGCCGCGACACCTTCGGCGGCACGAACGAGATCGCGCTGCACGACCTGCGCCTGCACGGCAAGCGCATCGACGTGCGCCTGCAGTTGCCGGCAGCGAGCGAGCAGGACGGCTATTACACCGTCGAGCGCATCGTCCTGAATGGCAAGCCGGTCAAGGACACGATCCGCCTGCCTGAGCTGGCCGACACCAACCGCATCGAGATCGTGCTGGGCAAACTGGTGGCGGGCCAGCAGGACATCCGCCGCGTGAACGCCAATCCCTACGAGGAGGCAAGCGCAGTCTTTGGGCCGCGCGAGCCAAGCATCGACCGCCTGGAACGTGCATCTTCCGGCCCGGTCACCCTGCAGATCGGCGCCAACGGCAACGCCGCCAACGTGCGCTACCGCGTCTATCGCGACGGCAAGCTGGTTGCCGACGAGCTGCCAGCCGGGGCCTGGCGCGATCCCAAGGCGAGTGCGACGTCCTGCTACGCGGTCGAAGCGCAGTTCACCGACAGCGGCAACGTCAGCCACCACAGCCAGCCGCGCTGCGTCGATGCGGGAATCGAGATTCCCGTGACGGATGCGCGCGTGCAGTCGAACCTGCAGGCGACGGCGCCCGATGCGCGCTTCACCCGGCCACACCTGAAGGACTGGGGCCAGCCGGAAGACCGCTTCGCCATCGACGGCATCCGCATCGAGCAGGCTGGCGACTACCGGCTCCAGGTGCGCTACCACAACGGCGCCAACCAGGTGAACCTGGGCATCAGCGGCGGCGTGAAGTGGCTGGCGCTCAAGGACAGCACCGGCAAGGTCGTGGCCCAGGGCGTGATCCAGTTGCCGCATGCGCCGCTGCTCAAGCAGGACACGCCGAGCGTGTACTCGACGCCGCTGGCGGCGCGCGTCAAGGCGGGCAGCTACCGCCTCGAGATGACGGACTTCTACAATATGAGTTATCTCGAGAGTAACCGCAGCTTCACCGGCGCCGGTGGCGCCGAGCCGTCGAACCGCTTCGACATCTACGGCGTGCGCCTGCTGCGTGTGAAGTGA
- a CDS encoding diacylglycerol/lipid kinase family protein, which produces MPPTELLPDAHFYIVLNAGSGHSETEERISTIREVMDRSGRVCHLEVVDKPERLEDIAREMAGKAVASDGVLVAAGGDGTINTVAHQAVLAGCLFGVLPQGTFNYFGRTHGIPEDLAEAVYAMLRAEVRPVQIGMLNNKIFLVNASVGLYPALLEEREHDKREYGRSRVVAFLSAIKMALRPHRHLRITLELDGKEQRLRTTTLFVGNNRLQMEQVGMEDLTEAVEEGQLVALAPKPMGKLGLLGLLIRGAFGKLGAGGDVIAFPFKSMTVRTPSFYGRKRLKVAADGEVSKMATPFEFRVLEGRLKLLVSEKGRGDPRPINGTFETA; this is translated from the coding sequence ATGCCACCCACCGAGCTGCTGCCCGACGCCCATTTCTACATCGTCTTGAATGCCGGTTCCGGGCATTCCGAGACCGAAGAACGCATCTCGACGATCCGCGAGGTCATGGACAGGTCGGGCCGGGTCTGTCATTTGGAGGTGGTCGACAAGCCGGAGCGGCTGGAAGACATTGCGCGCGAGATGGCAGGCAAGGCGGTCGCCAGCGACGGCGTGCTGGTCGCGGCCGGCGGCGACGGCACCATCAACACGGTGGCGCACCAGGCGGTGCTGGCCGGTTGCCTGTTCGGCGTGCTGCCGCAGGGAACATTTAACTACTTCGGCCGCACCCACGGCATTCCGGAAGACCTGGCCGAGGCGGTGTATGCGATGCTGCGCGCCGAGGTCAGGCCGGTGCAGATCGGCATGCTCAACAACAAGATCTTCCTGGTCAATGCCAGCGTGGGCCTGTATCCGGCGCTGCTGGAGGAACGCGAACACGACAAGCGCGAGTATGGCCGCAGCCGTGTCGTGGCCTTCCTGTCGGCGATCAAGATGGCCTTGCGCCCGCACCGCCACCTGCGCATCACGCTCGAGCTCGACGGCAAGGAACAACGCCTGCGCACCACGACCTTGTTCGTTGGCAATAATCGGCTGCAGATGGAGCAGGTCGGCATGGAAGACCTGACCGAGGCGGTCGAAGAAGGGCAGTTGGTGGCGCTGGCGCCCAAGCCGATGGGTAAACTCGGGCTGCTGGGTTTGCTAATCCGCGGCGCCTTCGGCAAGCTCGGTGCGGGCGGCGACGTGATCGCGTTCCCGTTCAAGAGCATGACCGTGCGCACGCCATCGTTCTATGGACGCAAGCGGCTGAAGGTGGCTGCCGATGGGGAAGTGAGCAAGATGGCGACGCCGTTCGAGTTCCGCGTGCTTGAAGGGCGGCTCAAGTTGCTGGTGTCGGAAAAGGGGCGCGGCGATCCGCGCCCCATCAACGGGACGTTCGAGACCGCGTAA
- a CDS encoding GNAT family N-acetyltransferase translates to MTDILRTDRLRLRLVTEDDAPFYLALVNDPAFIEHIGDRQLRSVDAARRGLRDGPIAMQAKHGHSLYLVERLEDGMPLGLSGLVKRDTLDDVDIGYAFLPAHRGHGYALEAGQAAVRHAAALGIRRLAAIVAPGNAPSIALLQRLGLRFTRRATLAPGQPPVDVYLTELDG, encoded by the coding sequence ATGACCGACATCCTCCGCACCGACCGCCTGCGCCTGCGCCTCGTGACCGAGGACGACGCGCCCTTCTACCTGGCGCTGGTGAACGACCCCGCCTTCATCGAGCATATCGGCGACCGCCAGCTGCGCAGCGTCGACGCCGCGCGGCGCGGGCTGCGCGACGGGCCGATCGCGATGCAGGCGAAACACGGGCATTCGCTATACCTGGTCGAGCGGCTGGAAGACGGCATGCCGCTGGGTCTCTCCGGCCTGGTCAAGCGCGATACGCTGGACGACGTCGACATCGGCTATGCCTTCCTGCCCGCGCATCGCGGCCACGGCTACGCCCTCGAGGCGGGGCAGGCGGCGGTGCGCCATGCGGCGGCGCTGGGCATCCGGCGCCTGGCGGCGATCGTCGCGCCCGGCAACGCCCCCTCCATCGCGCTGCTGCAGCGCCTCGGCCTGCGCTTCACGCGCCGCGCCACCCTGGCGCCGGGCCAGCCGCCGGTCGACGTCTATCTGACGGAGCTGGATGGTTGA
- a CDS encoding GNAT family N-acetyltransferase: MRDIEIRPAAEADFEAIWTIFCAHVVAGESYVFTTATSREAGHHYWLGQGVRSFVAVSTGGRVLGMYRLVPNQVGRGHHVANASYMVSPSAQGAGIGRLMGEHSLDEARGQGYLAMQFNHVVSTNAAAIGLWKKLGFAIVGTLPKAFRHKRLGHVDAYVMYQLLQDPDHWPTADE; this comes from the coding sequence GTGAGAGATATTGAAATCCGTCCCGCCGCCGAAGCCGACTTCGAGGCGATCTGGACCATTTTTTGTGCCCATGTCGTGGCCGGCGAGAGCTATGTATTCACCACTGCGACCTCGCGCGAGGCCGGTCACCATTACTGGCTGGGCCAGGGCGTGCGCAGCTTCGTCGCCGTGAGCACCGGCGGGCGCGTGCTGGGCATGTACCGCCTGGTGCCGAACCAGGTCGGGCGCGGCCACCACGTGGCCAATGCCTCGTACATGGTCAGCCCGTCGGCGCAGGGCGCGGGCATCGGCCGCCTGATGGGCGAGCACAGCCTTGACGAAGCGCGCGGCCAGGGCTACCTGGCGATGCAGTTCAACCACGTGGTGAGCACCAATGCCGCCGCCATCGGGCTGTGGAAGAAGCTGGGTTTCGCCATCGTCGGCACCCTGCCCAAGGCCTTCCGCCACAAGCGCCTGGGCCACGTCGACGCCTATGTGATGTACCAGCTGCTGCAGGATCCCGACCACTGGCCGACCGCGGACGAGTAG
- a CDS encoding phasin family protein — protein sequence MTSLPEQLSAASTRQLSAQLDAQFRIFHTFAAQALDNVSRLASLNLSASRASVERSSQTLRQLAEATQPRDLLVLRTHAEQQVRGLVDYGRELFNITANAQPYGLRTIAAPAAPAAASPVAVAEIVHETPVAEAPPEAQQAAAAAAEPAPEPAAEPAPAPVPTPEAFVVEQAEPIATAAEVQATILEEPVPVSEPKPIAKAVGKGAPKAAAAPQPLAAPVEDKDSATVTRIGAPPKRRK from the coding sequence ATGACCTCACTTCCCGAGCAATTGTCCGCAGCATCTACCAGGCAACTGAGCGCCCAGCTGGATGCGCAGTTCCGCATTTTCCATACCTTTGCCGCCCAAGCGCTGGACAACGTCAGCCGCCTCGCCTCGCTCAACCTGTCCGCCTCGCGCGCGTCGGTCGAGCGCTCGTCGCAGACCCTGCGCCAGCTGGCCGAAGCGACCCAGCCGCGCGACCTGCTGGTGCTGCGCACCCACGCCGAGCAGCAGGTGCGCGGCCTGGTCGACTACGGCCGCGAACTGTTCAACATCACCGCCAATGCCCAGCCCTACGGCTTGCGCACGATCGCGGCGCCAGCGGCGCCAGCAGCCGCGTCGCCAGTCGCGGTTGCGGAGATCGTCCACGAAACGCCGGTTGCCGAGGCGCCGCCGGAAGCCCAGCAAGCTGCGGCTGCGGCCGCGGAACCTGCACCGGAACCGGCCGCGGAACCAGCGCCGGCGCCAGTGCCGACGCCTGAAGCCTTCGTGGTCGAGCAGGCCGAACCGATTGCCACCGCGGCCGAGGTACAGGCGACCATCCTCGAGGAGCCGGTGCCCGTGTCCGAGCCGAAGCCGATCGCCAAGGCCGTCGGCAAGGGCGCCCCGAAGGCCGCCGCCGCGCCGCAACCGCTCGCGGCCCCGGTCGAGGACAAGGATTCGGCCACCGTCACCCGCATCGGCGCGCCGCCGAAGCGCCGCAAGTAG
- a CDS encoding ABC transporter ATP-binding protein, whose translation MSLSRLIGGFVRRHWQSYASSAVMLVGVAICTVLIPRTVGALVDALAANRLGQHELLVGIAELLALGVAIYVLRVCWRIRLYSAAYQLGVELRTRLYARLAAQGPAFYQRQRTGDLMALATNDIDAIEMAAGEALLAAFDGTLTLVMVLGIMMLGVDWRLALVALLPFPLMGLAFWYISTHIHTAEGDALKRFSALNDHVQESLSGVRTLRALGLEGRSAAQFGELAGNAARASLTAQKWEAAYEPAVGLTLTAATGLTLGLGGYLVWQNELTVGALTSFTMYLGQLIWPMFAAGWVLALIERGRAGLARLQPLLDAPLSVEDTGTIDKVGQGPLVFDGVTFAYGGADANLQKPALDRVSLTLAPGQTLGLVGPTGSGKSTLLRVLLRQATPQAGRAEWAGQPLDAYRLSALRAATSWVPQESFLFSASIAENIALARPGASRDEVMAAARMADIHDDILRFPQGYDTPVGEKGITLSGGQRQRVAIARSLLADSSLLLLDDALSAVDTGTETRILEHLAELRQARPERAAIIASHRLSAVVAADHIVVLKDGRVTESGTHDQLLALDGWYASQWRYQQLEASLDAI comes from the coding sequence ATGAGTTTGTCCAGGCTGATCGGCGGCTTCGTGCGCCGGCATTGGCAATCCTATGCCTCGTCGGCGGTCATGCTGGTCGGCGTGGCGATCTGCACCGTCCTCATCCCGCGCACGGTCGGCGCGCTGGTCGACGCCCTCGCCGCCAACCGCCTCGGCCAGCACGAACTGCTGGTCGGGATCGCCGAGCTGCTCGCGCTCGGCGTGGCGATCTACGTGCTGCGGGTCTGCTGGCGCATCCGCCTGTACTCGGCCGCCTACCAGCTGGGCGTCGAGCTGCGCACCCGGCTCTACGCGCGCCTGGCCGCGCAAGGCCCGGCCTTCTACCAGCGCCAGCGCACCGGCGACCTGATGGCGCTGGCCACCAACGACATCGACGCCATCGAGATGGCGGCCGGCGAAGCGCTGCTGGCCGCCTTCGACGGTACGCTGACCCTGGTCATGGTGCTGGGCATCATGATGCTGGGAGTCGACTGGCGCCTGGCCCTGGTCGCGCTGCTGCCGTTCCCGCTGATGGGCCTCGCGTTCTGGTATATCTCGACCCACATCCACACCGCCGAAGGCGATGCGCTCAAGCGCTTCTCCGCGCTCAACGACCATGTACAGGAATCGCTGTCCGGCGTACGTACCCTGCGCGCCCTCGGCCTGGAAGGCCGCAGCGCGGCGCAGTTCGGTGAACTGGCCGGCAATGCCGCGCGGGCCAGCCTGACGGCGCAGAAATGGGAAGCCGCCTATGAACCGGCGGTCGGCCTCACGCTCACCGCCGCCACCGGCCTCACGCTCGGCCTGGGCGGCTACCTGGTGTGGCAAAACGAACTGACAGTCGGCGCCCTGACCAGCTTCACGATGTACCTGGGCCAGCTGATCTGGCCGATGTTCGCGGCCGGCTGGGTGCTGGCCCTGATCGAACGCGGCCGCGCCGGCCTGGCGCGCCTGCAGCCCCTGCTCGACGCCCCGCTGTCGGTCGAGGACACCGGCACCATCGACAAGGTCGGCCAGGGCCCGCTGGTGTTCGATGGCGTCACCTTCGCCTACGGCGGCGCCGACGCGAACCTGCAGAAGCCGGCGCTCGATCGCGTGTCGCTGACCTTGGCCCCTGGCCAGACCCTGGGCCTGGTCGGCCCGACCGGCTCCGGCAAGTCGACCCTGCTGCGGGTGCTGCTGCGCCAGGCCACGCCGCAGGCCGGACGGGCCGAATGGGCCGGCCAGCCGCTCGACGCCTACCGCCTTTCGGCCCTGCGCGCCGCCACCAGCTGGGTGCCGCAGGAATCCTTCCTGTTCTCGGCCTCGATCGCGGAGAACATCGCGCTGGCCCGCCCCGGCGCCTCGCGCGACGAGGTGATGGCGGCGGCGCGCATGGCCGACATCCACGACGACATCCTGCGCTTCCCGCAGGGCTACGATACACCGGTCGGCGAAAAAGGCATCACCCTGTCGGGCGGCCAGCGCCAGCGGGTCGCGATCGCGCGCTCGCTGCTGGCCGACAGCTCGCTGCTGCTGCTCGACGACGCCCTGTCGGCGGTGGACACCGGCACCGAGACCCGCATCCTGGAACACCTGGCCGAGCTGCGCCAGGCGCGGCCCGAGCGCGCCGCGATCATCGCCAGCCACCGTCTGTCGGCAGTGGTGGCGGCCGACCACATCGTCGTGCTGAAGGATGGCCGCGTGACCGAATCCGGCACCCACGACCAATTGCTCGCGCTGGACGGCTGGTATGCCAGCCAGTGGCGCTACCAACAACTGGAGGCCAGCCTTGATGCAATCTGA